Within the Pseudonocardia alni genome, the region GAGCTGGCCGCCGCGCTGCGTACCGAGCTCGCCGCCCGCGGCGGCCCCGGACCGCTGCCGCCGGGTCCGGTCCCGGCGGCCGCCGACGGTCCCGCCCCGGAACGGGGGCCGGCCGGCGGCCCGCCGGAGCCCGTCGGTGGCACCGACCCGGTGGCGGTCGCGCTGGCCCTGCTGCACCACGAGGCGGGTCGCGTCTCCGACGCCGACCTGACCGACCGGGTACTGGTGTCGGGCCTGCTGCCGCTGGTCGGGGCAACCGGCCCGGCGGCTCGGCCGGAGTGCTCGGAGCTCACCGCGCTGGCCGAGCGGCTCGCCGCGGCCCGTGACGCCGAGCGCCCCGGCCGGGTGCGGCGGCTGCTGCATCATTGGCTGACCGCGGCGCACCTGTGGCGTCGCCCGGTCCTGCACCCGGCCCGGTGGCACCGCACGCCGAACCCGCTGCTGCGGGCGGGTGCGCCGGCGGTGACCGACCCGCCGGTGCCCGGCCGCGCGGGGGAGTACCTGCTGCGTCCGGCCCGTCCGCACGGCGCCGACCTGCGCACCGTCGGGGACTGGATGCGCAGGCCCGAGGTGGTGCGCTTCTTCGGTCAGCCCTGGCCCGACGAGCGCTGGGCTCGTGAGCTGGACGGCCACGGCGCCGGGTCGGGTACCGCCGCCGTGCTCGTGGAGCCCGCCGGCGACCCGGCCGCCGGACCGATCGCGTACCTGGAGATCTACCGCCCGGTGCGGCACGCGCTGGCCCGCGCGTTCCCGGTCGGCCCGGGCGACGTCGGCGTGCACGTCTGCGTCGGTGCCGCGCACCGGCGTGGCACCGGTGGCGCGCTGCTCGCCGCGGTCGCCGACGCGCTGACCGCCGCGGGGTGCCCGCGGGTGCTCGCCGAGCCCGACGCCCGCAACACCGCCGCGCGGGGGGCGTTCGGCCGGGCCGGGTTCGACGAGGCCGAGCGGATCGCGCTGCCGCACAAGGACGCCGTCGTCATGGTGCGCACGGCGGCCTGAGCCTCAGCCGAGCGGCCCGCCGTCCCCGGAGGGGCGCCGGTCGGCGGGGAGCAGCGCGTGCAGGGCGTGGTAGCCGACGAGCACCACGATCGTGCCCAGCGCGATCCCGGACAGCTCGAACCCGCCCACCGACAGGCTCGCCCCGCCGATGCCGATGATCAGCCCGGCGGACAGCGGCACCAGGTTCGCGGCGTGGGCCAGGTCGACCCCGTTGCGGATCCAGATGGCCGCCCCGAGCAGCCCGACCATGCCGTAGAGGACCACGGTGAGCCCGCCGAGCACCCCGCCCGGCACCGCGACGATCAGTGCCCCGAACTTCGGGCAGAACCCCAGCAGCACCGCGACGGCCGCGGCCACCCAGTACGCGGCGGTGGAGTAGACCCGGGTCGCGGCCATCACGCCGATGTTCTCCGCGTAGGTCGTGGTGGGGGAGCCGCCGACCAGGCCGGCCAGCGTGGTGCCCGCGCCGTCCGCGGCCAG harbors:
- a CDS encoding GNAT family N-acetyltransferase, translated to MTPDARRERILRHALLDIGADPAPGPLVLPLPAVGMDVVAEVEHASPVGLHRFSRIALATTDGAVDPHPGPDELAAALRTELAARGGPGPLPPGPVPAAADGPAPERGPAGGPPEPVGGTDPVAVALALLHHEAGRVSDADLTDRVLVSGLLPLVGATGPAARPECSELTALAERLAAARDAERPGRVRRLLHHWLTAAHLWRRPVLHPARWHRTPNPLLRAGAPAVTDPPVPGRAGEYLLRPARPHGADLRTVGDWMRRPEVVRFFGQPWPDERWARELDGHGAGSGTAAVLVEPAGDPAAGPIAYLEIYRPVRHALARAFPVGPGDVGVHVCVGAAHRRGTGGALLAAVADALTAAGCPRVLAEPDARNTAARGAFGRAGFDEAERIALPHKDAVVMVRTAA